TCCGTCTTCACCTGTTGTTACAGTCCCTGCGACACCAATAGTGACCTTCACTCCTGAAAGCGGTCCACCGTCATTCTTGGCATCTGTAACCTTCCCGATAATTCTGGCAGAAGCCTTGATCATCTCCATATCGGCATTCGCCATACCACTCTCATCAAATTTATCGGCAGTAACCGTAAGGCTAACCGTAAGCCATCCATCTTTAGAGAAAGTGAGAGCATGCGTTTTGTAGGTTACATTTTCAAAAATGTACCTACCATCATCCCCACTCGTTGTGGACATATCCTCTTCTTTGATACCCGAAAGAGTGATCTGTATTCCGGGAATAGGGTCACCATTGGCGTCTGTAACAATACCGGCAATTTTACCGAGTCGATTATCTACAGTTCCTTCATCTTTTTCACAGGAAACCTGGCATAATAGCATTAATCCGATTAATGCAACATAGAATAAGTTTTTCATCTGATTTATAAATTTATTTACATTTCTCTGTTTTTCACATAATACATTCAGCCTCACTGACATTTTTCACATATTTAAAAATATGCACCTCGTCGTTGGCTTCAAATATAGAGGCGGCGTGGTTAATCAGCGGGTTAAATAAGGGTTACATTTTTTAAATTAACAGTAATCCATCAAACTATTAACTATTCTTCTATCTGTTTTATCATCCGTACGAAAGTGATCCGTTTGTATTATGTGAGTGGTTATATTATCTTTGTAGAAAGAGTTTTTTATAACGGTATTCTTAAATATCGGGGATTATGATATGACTCAGGAATAGGAATTCATCGTATGTATGTAGTCACTAAGAAACTATTATATATTTTTTTTATATTTTACTCATTGAATTTACAGGGAATTTTTGCGGAAGGACTCCGTTTTTTCGGTAACGGTTATCCGATAGACAAAAGAACCTCCTATAATGTTTTCAGTGAGCATCCTGTCACATTTTCAGATAATTACGAAATCAGCTTTGATCTTTCTTTATACTTAACATCCGACATAGGCAATATTGTCCGGATTAAAGACAGTGACAATCGTATATTCAATCTGTTTTACGACGGGCATGAGAAAGATCATCTTTTCCTGTTGAATGAAGAAGGGCGAAGCAATCTGATCAGCGTCGCTCTGGATAAGTCGGTCTATCCTCCACGTGAATGGGTTTCCATACATATCGGATTCGATCTTAAACGTAATATAATTACTCTTACTGTTGCAGATCAGATCTATCAGTCGGATAATATCTCTCTTCCTGATAAGTTCGCTCCGACTATTGTATTCGGAAGAAGCGACCATATCATAGATGTACCTCCTTTTGCCATTAAGGATCTCTCTGTCGGTAATAACAGAAAGTTCAGATTTCTCCTCGATGAATATCAGGGTAATATAGTGCATGATATCCGGGGAAAGAAAATGGGAAGTGTTGCCAATCCCGATTGGCTGATCAACGACTCCTATCACTGGAAATTAGAATCCCAATTCAGTTCTTCTACTGTTTCAGGTACAAATTATCATGACGGACGAAAAGAGCTCTATTATTTTAATCGTGATTCAATCCTGATATTCAATTTAAGAACAAGGAGTTCCGAGACGATCATATTCAGTGAACCTTGTCCCGTTGACCTCAGATTAGGTACAAATTTCATTGACCAGGAGAACGACCGGTTATACTGTTACGAGGTATATCACGACAGCACCTATCAAGGCCCGACCGTTGCAAGCCTGGATCTGCACACTTTCAAATGGCGGATCGAGAGCTACGATAGGCTACCCACTCAGCTTCATCACCATGCTTCATGGTTCGATGCATCGTCACGACAATACATGATATTCGGCGGCTTCGGCAATATGCGCTTCAGCGACCAGTTTTACCGATATAGTCTCGATGCACAGGAATGGAATTCCTTCCCTATAGATAATCAAGGGGGTATCACTCCCAGATACTTTACATCATTGGGACATCATGAAGAAAGTCACCGACTTTATCTTTTCGGGGGTACGGGAAACTTGTCGGGAGACCAGTTACTGGGGAGGGAGTATTTTTATGATCTTTACAGGTTGAATTTACAAACCAATGTGCTCAAAAAAGTATGGGAAATTCCATGGAATCAGGAAAATGCAGTACCGGTGAGGGGAATGGTTATCAATGACAAGTCGTTTTTCTATACATTGTGTTACCCGGAACACTTCACCGAGTCGTTCCTGAAACTTTATCGATTCTCCCTGCAGGATGGAGACTATACCATATTGGGTGACTCCATCCCGATCTACTCAGACAAAATCAATACCAATGCCAATCTCTACTATGACGAGGATCTGAACACCCTTTATGCTGTTGTTCATGAATTTGAAGATGAT
This window of the Proteiniphilum saccharofermentans genome carries:
- a CDS encoding Kelch repeat-containing protein, producing MYVVTKKLLYIFFIFYSLNLQGIFAEGLRFFGNGYPIDKRTSYNVFSEHPVTFSDNYEISFDLSLYLTSDIGNIVRIKDSDNRIFNLFYDGHEKDHLFLLNEEGRSNLISVALDKSVYPPREWVSIHIGFDLKRNIITLTVADQIYQSDNISLPDKFAPTIVFGRSDHIIDVPPFAIKDLSVGNNRKFRFLLDEYQGNIVHDIRGKKMGSVANPDWLINDSYHWKLESQFSSSTVSGTNYHDGRKELYYFNRDSILIFNLRTRSSETIIFSEPCPVDLRLGTNFIDQENDRLYCYEVYHDSTYQGPTVASLDLHTFKWRIESYDRLPTQLHHHASWFDASSRQYMIFGGFGNMRFSDQFYRYSLDAQEWNSFPIDNQGGITPRYFTSLGHHEESHRLYLFGGTGNLSGDQLLGREYFYDLYRLNLQTNVLKKVWEIPWNQENAVPVRGMVINDKSFFYTLCYPEHFTESFLKLYRFSLQDGDYTILGDSIPIYSDKINTNANLYYDEDLNTLYAVVHEFEDDIKSDLHIYSLAFPPITEKELANHPPTGKKSDTWIIYLIIVAILTGTGIVLYRSGRGKRKDVQIFDISNTFNKLNHKNKVQPKANSIYLFGEFTVCNRDSRNITYMFSKKLKETFCLLLQYSQEKEGITSQHLSRLLWPEKPLQEVKNIRNVTLNRLRKILEELDGIELLYEKGMFTIMLKSPIYCDYTRCMEILSSNQWEAEYKELIEIVIRGKFLENEDKPFYDSLKEKTEKRIEPLIIRAMEESYDKEQWQTTIDLAQAAFHIDPMNETALNCMIKAMQKLGMHEGAKIKYLSFLIEYKKIMGKEYPNPKKL